The segment GGAGTATTCCTGTTGAATAGCCCATATGGTAAGGATGAAGTGTGGGATAAACTGCCAGTTGAAGTCCAGAAAGAACTCATAGAAAAAGAAGCCAGATTCTATGTGATCGATGCAGATAAGATTGCTGAAAAAATTGGGCTTGGTAATAGAACAAATACAATTCTTCAGACGGCTTTCTTTAAAATTTCTAATATCTTACCTTTTGAAAAAGCTGTAGAGGCAATTAAATCCACAATCAAAAAGACTTACGGTAGATATGGCGATAAAGTGGTAAATATGAATATAGCTGCTGTTGACGCAGGAATTAATGAAGTATATGAAGTTAATTATCCAAAAACTGTCACTAGTAGCATCAAGATGCATAAATACATTACCGATCCTACCGCTCCAGAAATTGTTAAAAATGCCATCAGCAAAATGGTTGCATTTGAAGGGGATGATGTGCCAGTGTCATGGCTTCCGGATGATGGGGTTTTCCCAACTGGTACAAGCAAATATGAGAAAAGAAATATCGCAAATTTTGTACCGGAATGGGATCCTGAGATCTGTATTCAGTGTGGTATCTGTTCATTTGTTTGCCCACATGCCACAATAAGAATGAAAATTTATGAACCTGATGTACTAAAAAATGTTCCATCCACCTTCAAGTCTGCGGATGCAAGGGGGAAAGAGTTTGCCGGTATGAAATGTACCATTCAGGTTGCCGTTGAAGACTGTACCGGCTGTGGTGCATGTGTGTATAACTGTCCAGCTAAGAGTAAGGCTGATCCCACAAGAAAAGCTATCAATATGGTTCCGCAGGTACCTCTAAGGGAGAAAGAGAGGGAGAATTTCAACTTCTTCTTATCCATACCTGAGCTTGACATCAAAAAGTATGATAAATCTACACTAAAAGGTAGCCAGCTTGCTCCACATATGTTTGAATTTTCTGGTGCATGTGCTGGTTGTGGTGAAACCCCATATATAAAACTTCTCTGCCAGCTTTTTGGTGATAGGGCTATCATTGCAAATGCCACTGGATGCTCTTCCATCTATGGTGGTAACTTACCCACTACCCCTTATACCACAAGATTTGACGGAAGGGGACCAGCATGGGCAAATTCACTTTTTGAAGATAATGCTGAATTTGGTTTTGGAATGAGGCTTGCTGTAGATAAATTCAATCAGATGGCCATTGAGTATTTAAACGCACTAAAAGATAAAATAGGTGCAGGTTTGGTTGATGAGATACTCAATGCTTCCCAGAGTAATCAGATTGAAATCGAAGCCCAGAGGGAAAGGGTGGCTAAACTCAGGGAGATTTTAAAGGGTATCGGAACTGTTGAGGCTAAAAAGCTTGATGAGATTGCTGATTACCTTGTTAAAAAGTCAGTATGGATAGTTGGTGGTGATGGCTGGGCTTACGATATCGGTTATGGTGGACTTGACCACGTAATAGCTCAATCTCAGAATGTTAATCTTCTTGTACTTGATACGGAAGTTTACTCAAATACAGGTGGTCAGGCTTCTAAAGCTACTACTACTGGATCGTTTGCTAAGTTTGCTTTTGCAGGTAAAGATGGTGACAAGAAAGATCTTGGTATGATGGCCATGTCTTATGGAAATGTTTATGTTGCAAAAGTATCCCTTTCAAACCCTGCACAGTGTATAAAGGCTTTTGTGGAAGCTGAAGCTTACGATGGTCCTTCTATAATAATAGCATACTCCCATTGTATAGCTCATGGTATAGATATGTCAAAAGGTGTTGAACAGCAGAAGCTTGCAGTTCAGTCAGGTTACTGGAACCTCTACAGATTTAATCCTATGCTCGCAAAAGAAGGGAAGAATCCTCTTATAATCGACAGCAAAGAGCCGTCCATCACTGTAGAGGATTACATGAAAACAGAAACGAGATTTAAGACAATCATGCAAACATTCCCCGAAAGGGCAAAAGAATTAGCTGATTTTGCAAACAGGGCAGCGAAAAGGAAATACAGTATTTACAAACAGCTTGCTGAAATTAAATGCAATGAATAATATAAAGGGGGCTAAGCCCCCCTTTTTTATTTTAAATAGGTATTGATTTTATGCAGATAAAATCTAAATGAGATGGGTTACCCCACCCCTATAACATCATTGAAGTTCGTATACTATTTTACCTGATTTTATAGTAATACAGTTTATCCCTTTGAGTTTTTTACCCATAAAGGGTGAATTTGATGATTTGGATCTGTTTAGATTTTCATCAAAAATATATTCTTTATCTTTATCTATTATTGCTAAATCTGCTATTTTATCTTCTGCCACCATGCCTTTATCGGCTAATCCCAAAATTTTTGCGGGATTGTAAGAGGTATATTTCACAAAATCGTTTAGGGTTATAACTTCTTCTTCCACCAATTTTAGAGTTAATGGTATTAGCGTTTGAAGTCCAATTATCCCAAATGCAGCAAGATCAAATTCCACAAATTTTTCATCCCTGTGGTGGGGTGCATGATCAGTGGCAATACAATCGATCAAGCCTTCCTTAAATGCTTGTTTTATAGCATACACATCTTCTTTTGTTCTAAGAGGAGGATTCATTTTGTAGTTTGTATCGTAGGATAAAAGTTCGTCCTCTGTTAGGGAAAAATGATGTGGTGCCACTTCGCATGTTACCCTATACCCTTTATCTTTTGCAAATCTTATCAGATCGAGTGAACCTTTCGTGCTGACATGACAAAAATGGAAATGTGTCCCTGTAAGCTTTGATATGAGGATATCTCTGGCGATGATAATCTCTTCCGCTTCCGCCGGTATCCCTTTTAACCCTGTTATGGTGGCGATTTTCCCATCATTTATGGCTCCTTTCGCAGCAAGATTTATATCTTCAGAGTGTGAAAGAACTATCCCACCCACACCATTGATATATTCAGCAGCTCTTCTCATCACTTCAGAGTTCATCACAGGTTTACCATCATCGGAGAAGGCTATGGCTCCGGCAGCTTTCATCTCTCCTATTTCGGCAAGCTCCAATCCTTCCAATCCCTTGGTAATAGCTCCTACAGGATAAAGATCTATGAGGCCTACTTTTTTAGCTTTATCTATCATATATGTAGTGATATATGCGTTATCGTTTACAGGTTTTGTGTTGGCCATTGGAAGACATGTGGTCACACCTCCAGCCACAGCAGCCTTACTGCCGGATTCTATATCCTCTTTGTATTCAAGTCCTGGATCTCTGAAATGGACATGCATATCAATAAGACCTGGTACTACTATTTTACCAGCACAATCTATTGTTCTGTCTGCTTTTTCGGATATCGATCCTATCGCTTTAATTTTATCATCTATAATAAGGATATCTGCTTTGATTGTTTTGTCAAAATTAATTATTTCACAATTTTTTAATAGTAAAGACATATCATTCCCCCAATTTTGTATTTTGTTGCATTGCAAGAAGATACATAACTGCCATTCTCACGGCCACACCATTTTCCACCTGTGTAAGAATTACCGATTTATCACAGTCAGCCAAATAAGATGGAAGCTCCACACCTCTGTTTATTGGGCCAGGGTGCATAATAATTGCATCTTTTTTGGCAAGATCAAGCCTATTTTTATTCAGTCCAAATAATTTTGAATACTCTTTCAAAGATGGAAGAAGAGCTATCCCCTGTCTTTCTAATTGGATTCTAAGCATCATCACAACATCGCAATCCTCTAAGGCTTCCTCCATTGAATTACATACTTTGCAACCAAAAGGTAGGTAATCTCTTGGTATCATGGTCTTAGGTCCATAGAGTCTCAAATCTATCCCAAGTTTTTTCATCGCCCAAGCATTTGACCTTGCCACACGGCTATGGGTAATATCCCCGATTATGGCCACTTTTAGTCCTTCCAACTTCCCTTTTTGCTCTTTTATCGTATAAAGATCAAGAAGTGATTGGGTTGGATGTTCATTCGTACCGTCTCCGGCATTTATGACGTGTGCTTTCGTATTTTGGGCTATAAACCTTACCGAGCCGGAGTAGTAGTGACGTACCACAAACATATCCACACCCATAGATTCTATGTTTTTAACTGTGTCAATAAGGGTTTCCCCTTTTGTGGTACTACTCGCCGATGCAGTAAAGTTAATTACATCCGCCGATAATCTTTTACCTGCAATTTCAAATGATGTTCTCGTTCTGGTGGATGGCTCAAAAAAGAGATTTGCTATAGTTTTCCCCTTCAATGCTGGGACTTTTTTAATCTCTCTTGAGTTAATTTCTTTAAATTTTTCAGCTGTGTCAAGTATCTCAAGGATCTCTTCTTTTGTTACATCCACAAGCCCAGTAAGGTCTTTTCTATTTAACATATTACCCCCTTTTCTCTATGGTAACTGAATCCAATCCGTCTAATTCATGCAGTTTTACGTTAATCTTTTCCTCAATATTTGTTGGGACATATTTTCCGACAAAGTCCGGCTGAATGGGTAGTTCCCTATGCCCCCTATCTATCAGTGCCACAAAGATAATTTTTTTCGGTCTGCCGTAATCTATAATTGCATCAAGAGCAGCCCTTACAGTTCTTCCGGTGAATATTACATCATCAATTAATATGATTGTTTTACCTTTTATATCAAAGTTAAGATCAGTGCCCAGGAGTTTTGGAAATTCCGCAATTTCTGTCAGGTCGTCTCGGTAAAGGGTTATATCTAAATACCCTACCTCTGGTTTAAGTGATTTAAATTTTTCAATTGCGGAGGCAACCCTATCGGCTAATATGGCTCCTCTTCGTTTAATCCCCACCAGGGCAAAATTAGTATCATCTTTGATCTTTTCGATGATTTGAAAGCTAAGCCTCACCAGTATGTTGTCAATTTCATGCTTATTTAAAATCTCTTTTTCCATCATAAAACCTCCGAAAAAAAAAGCCTCCCAGAAAACTCTGGAAGGCATTAGTTTATTTTGATAAATTATTTTTTCCCATTTTTTACTCCCTTTTAAAACTTTATTTTAATACCCCCTATTTTTTTCTATGTCAATAAAATTCTTGATAATTTTTAATTTGTGAATTAAAATACCCTTTGTACATAGATTTACAACAAGGAGGACTGTAATGAGAAAATATCTTTTGGGTTTGTTTTTTTTACTGGTAGGGGTTTTTAATATAACGGGGTGTGTTCCTGTTGCTGTGGTGGCAGGGGCAGGTGTTACCTACAGTGTGACCGCTGATGCTGTTTCCGATTCCATAGATAGACCTAAAGAGATACTTGTTGAGAAATTTATCCAAACTATAAAAAAAGATGGGGCACTTGTCATCTATTCCAGTATAGCTGAAGGTAGCGTGAGGGCAGAAAAAGGTTCTTACAAATACTATTTTGACGTCAAAGAGGTTAATGAAAAGATTACAAAATTTACAATAAGAGCCAGAAAGGGGTACAATACTATTCCTGATAAAGAGGAATCTATAAGAATTTATAATCTTTTTAAGAAGAGTTTATAGTGATTAGAAAGGCAAAAATCATCGATGCCAAAAGAATTCAAGAGCTGGTGAATCATTTTGCTGATAAAGGTGAAATGTTGCACTTAAGTCTTGAGCAGATATATGAGAGGATTTTTGAATTTATAGTGTACGAAGAAGATGGGATAATTTTGGGCTGTTGTGCTCTTCATCCTACATTGGGTAATCTGGCAGAGATAAGATCCCTTGCGGTGGATGAATCTGCCCACGGTAAAGGGATAGGTAGGAAGCTTGTGTATGAATGTTTGAATTTAGCAAGAGATATGGGGTTTGAAGAAGTATTTGCCCTTACATATAAACAGGAGTTTTTTGAAAAGGTTGGGTTTAAGGTTGTGAAAAAGGAGAGCTTTCCGAGAAAGATCTGGTCAGATTGCCTAAAATGTCCAAAATTTCCGGATTGCGACGAAATTGGTATGATTATTACGTTGTAGAGGGGTTATGATTATAGAAGAGATTTTACAGGAGTATGGAGATTTAAAAGAGAAATTTAAGCGGTTTAAAAACATTGTAAATGAGGAACATCTTAAGGAAAAATTATCCAATATAGAGAAACAAACCCATGATCCAGATTTCTGGAGCAGCAAAGAATCGAAACATCTGCTAAAAGAGCAGTCAAGTATCAAAAAATTTCTTGATGATTGGTATTATCTTGTAAGAAGGTTTGAGGATATGGATGTCCTGCTCGAATTACAGGAGGAGGGAGAAAATGTTGCTGCAGAAATTGAAGAAAATTTTACTGAACTGAAACAGATAGTAAACGATTTTGAACTGAAACTTATATTAAATGGAGAAAATGATATAAACAACGCAATTCTTACAATCCATTCTGGGGCTGGCGGTACAGAGGCAAACGACTGGGCTAATATGCTCCTGAGGATGTATATCAGATGGGCGGAAAATAGAAAGTTTAAATATGAGATGCTTGATTACCAGGCGGGTGACGAAGCAGGTATCAAATCTGCAACACTTAACATAATTGGACCTTATGCCTATGGTTACCTGAAAGGGGAAACAGGTGTGCATAGACTTGTGAGGCTTTCACCTTTTGATGCGAATAATAAAAGGCATACATCTTTTGCATCTGTGTTTGTACTACCAGAGATAGAAGATGATGTGGATATAGTTATAAATGAATCGGATCTTAAAATAGATACCTTCAGGGCAGGAGGGGCTGGTGGTCAGCACGTAAATACGACAGACTCAGCGGTTAGGATTACTCACTTACCTACTGGGATAGTGGTTTCCTGTCAGAATGAGAGGAGTCAGCATAAAAATAAGGCACATGCCCTTAAAATATTGAAATCAAAGCTTTATGAGCTGGAGATGGAGAAGAAGAATAAAGAGAAGAATGAACTGGAAAGTTCAAAAACTGAGATAAATTTTGGTAGTCAGATAAGGTCTTATGTCTTACACCCTTACAAGATGGTGAAGGATTTAAGAACCCGTCACGAAACCGGAAACCCTGATGCTGTACTTGATGGTGAATTGGATGATTTTATAAGAAGTTATCTCTTTTACAAGGCGGGGATGCAATCTCGGGGGGATGAAGAGTGAACAGAAGTCTCAGAGGGACTTATGCGCTGATAGATCTTAAAAGATATTTAAATAATCTAAATATTGCAAGGAAGCTTTCAAAATCGTATATTACTCCTGTTATTAAAGCAAATGGGTATGGACATGGAGCAATAGAGCTTGCAAGGTTTACCCTTGAACATTCTGACATAAGAATATTCTGTGTTGCAACCTTTGAAGAAGGAGTTAAACTAAGATATGGTATAGGTGAATCAGCGGAAATAATTGTCCTTGGATTTGTGGACGAGTATTTTTTCA is part of the Calditerrivibrio nitroreducens DSM 19672 genome and harbors:
- the pyrR gene encoding bifunctional pyr operon transcriptional regulator/uracil phosphoribosyltransferase PyrR yields the protein MMEKEILNKHEIDNILVRLSFQIIEKIKDDTNFALVGIKRRGAILADRVASAIEKFKSLKPEVGYLDITLYRDDLTEIAEFPKLLGTDLNFDIKGKTIILIDDVIFTGRTVRAALDAIIDYGRPKKIIFVALIDRGHRELPIQPDFVGKYVPTNIEEKINVKLHELDGLDSVTIEKRG
- a CDS encoding N-acetyltransferase, which encodes MIRKAKIIDAKRIQELVNHFADKGEMLHLSLEQIYERIFEFIVYEEDGIILGCCALHPTLGNLAEIRSLAVDESAHGKGIGRKLVYECLNLARDMGFEEVFALTYKQEFFEKVGFKVVKKESFPRKIWSDCLKCPKFPDCDEIGMIITL
- the nifJ gene encoding pyruvate:ferredoxin (flavodoxin) oxidoreductase gives rise to the protein MKKRFVQIDGNTAAAYVAHATNEVIAIYPITPSSVMGELADEKSAKGEKNIWGSVPKVVEMQSEGGAAGAVHGALASGALTTTFTASQGLLLMIPNMYKIAGELTPTVFHVSARAVATHALSIFGDHSDVMACRQTGWAMLCSNNPQEVMDFALIAQAATLESRVPFLHFFDGFRTSHEIRTTEELSFDDMRAMLDDELIAAHKRRGLNPEHPVVKGTAQNPDVFFQSREACNKYYEKVPAITKKYMDKFFDITGRRYDLVEYFGDPQAEKVIVIMGSGADVVKETVEYMNSNGAKVGVVVIRLYRPFPLESFINALPKTALKIAVLDRTKEPGSLGEPMYLDVRTAIGEAMQKKMISYPKYPTIVGGRYGLGSKDFTPAMVKAVFDNLDAAEPINGFSVGIEDDVTFKSLKYDKNWLVPQDDVFNGMFYGLGSDGTVGANKNSAKIIGDLTGNKVQAYFVYDSKKSGSMTISHVRFGNKDIKSSYLIQKADFIGCHKFTFLELYDILKPLKKGGVFLLNSPYGKDEVWDKLPVEVQKELIEKEARFYVIDADKIAEKIGLGNRTNTILQTAFFKISNILPFEKAVEAIKSTIKKTYGRYGDKVVNMNIAAVDAGINEVYEVNYPKTVTSSIKMHKYITDPTAPEIVKNAISKMVAFEGDDVPVSWLPDDGVFPTGTSKYEKRNIANFVPEWDPEICIQCGICSFVCPHATIRMKIYEPDVLKNVPSTFKSADARGKEFAGMKCTIQVAVEDCTGCGACVYNCPAKSKADPTRKAINMVPQVPLREKERENFNFFLSIPELDIKKYDKSTLKGSQLAPHMFEFSGACAGCGETPYIKLLCQLFGDRAIIANATGCSSIYGGNLPTTPYTTRFDGRGPAWANSLFEDNAEFGFGMRLAVDKFNQMAIEYLNALKDKIGAGLVDEILNASQSNQIEIEAQRERVAKLREILKGIGTVEAKKLDEIADYLVKKSVWIVGGDGWAYDIGYGGLDHVIAQSQNVNLLVLDTEVYSNTGGQASKATTTGSFAKFAFAGKDGDKKDLGMMAMSYGNVYVAKVSLSNPAQCIKAFVEAEAYDGPSIIIAYSHCIAHGIDMSKGVEQQKLAVQSGYWNLYRFNPMLAKEGKNPLIIDSKEPSITVEDYMKTETRFKTIMQTFPERAKELADFANRAAKRKYSIYKQLAEIKCNE
- a CDS encoding dihydroorotase; its protein translation is MSLLLKNCEIINFDKTIKADILIIDDKIKAIGSISEKADRTIDCAGKIVVPGLIDMHVHFRDPGLEYKEDIESGSKAAVAGGVTTCLPMANTKPVNDNAYITTYMIDKAKKVGLIDLYPVGAITKGLEGLELAEIGEMKAAGAIAFSDDGKPVMNSEVMRRAAEYINGVGGIVLSHSEDINLAAKGAINDGKIATITGLKGIPAEAEEIIIARDILISKLTGTHFHFCHVSTKGSLDLIRFAKDKGYRVTCEVAPHHFSLTEDELLSYDTNYKMNPPLRTKEDVYAIKQAFKEGLIDCIATDHAPHHRDEKFVEFDLAAFGIIGLQTLIPLTLKLVEEEVITLNDFVKYTSYNPAKILGLADKGMVAEDKIADLAIIDKDKEYIFDENLNRSKSSNSPFMGKKLKGINCITIKSGKIVYELQ
- a CDS encoding aspartate carbamoyltransferase catalytic subunit, encoding MLNRKDLTGLVDVTKEEILEILDTAEKFKEINSREIKKVPALKGKTIANLFFEPSTRTRTSFEIAGKRLSADVINFTASASSTTKGETLIDTVKNIESMGVDMFVVRHYYSGSVRFIAQNTKAHVINAGDGTNEHPTQSLLDLYTIKEQKGKLEGLKVAIIGDITHSRVARSNAWAMKKLGIDLRLYGPKTMIPRDYLPFGCKVCNSMEEALEDCDVVMMLRIQLERQGIALLPSLKEYSKLFGLNKNRLDLAKKDAIIMHPGPINRGVELPSYLADCDKSVILTQVENGVAVRMAVMYLLAMQQNTKLGE
- the prfB gene encoding peptide chain release factor 2, with protein sequence MIIEEILQEYGDLKEKFKRFKNIVNEEHLKEKLSNIEKQTHDPDFWSSKESKHLLKEQSSIKKFLDDWYYLVRRFEDMDVLLELQEEGENVAAEIEENFTELKQIVNDFELKLILNGENDINNAILTIHSGAGGTEANDWANMLLRMYIRWAENRKFKYEMLDYQAGDEAGIKSATLNIIGPYAYGYLKGETGVHRLVRLSPFDANNKRHTSFASVFVLPEIEDDVDIVINESDLKIDTFRAGGAGGQHVNTTDSAVRITHLPTGIVVSCQNERSQHKNKAHALKILKSKLYELEMEKKNKEKNELESSKTEINFGSQIRSYVLHPYKMVKDLRTRHETGNPDAVLDGELDDFIRSYLFYKAGMQSRGDEE